Part of the Caulifigura coniformis genome, GTGTTCATTGTCGCCGCCGCCCCGTGCGCGCTGGTTATTTCGATTCCCATCACCTTGGTCGCGTCCCTTGGTACGGGCGCGCGGATGGGCGTTTTGATCAAGGGCGGAATTCATGTCGAGCAATTGGCGAACGTGACGGTCGTCGCCTTGGACAAAACGGGCACCATCACGCGTGGACAGCCGGACGTGACCGACGTCGTTTCCGGCGATGAAGCGGCTTTCCCGAACAATGTCCTGCTGTCTGTGGCCGCAGCCATTGAAGCGAGTAGCCAGCATCCCTTGGCGCGAGCGATCGTCCGGCGTTCGGAAGCCGACGGAATCGCGTCCGCGTCGGTCGAAGATTTCCGTTCGATCACCGGCGCCGGGGCCACGGCACGTTATCAAGGGACGATCGTCTACATAGGGAAGCCCGAGTTCTTCGAACGGGAACTCCATGCCGACCTGGGACAGATTGCCGGGACAATCACACGCCTGCAGGCCGAGGGCAAGACGGTGGTCCTGCTCGGGGAGAAAGCGCGAGCCTGGGGACTAATTGCCGTTCGTGACAACGTTCGAGCGAACGCGCGCGAGGCCGTTCGTGCGCTGCGTGACGCCGGTGTCAAGAAAGTGGTCATGCTTACCGGCGACAATGCCCTGGCGGCGCGTGTCATCGCGGATGAAGTAGGCGTCAACGAGGTATTCGCTGATCTCAAGCCGGAAGACAAAGTTACGAAGGTGCGAGAGCTCACGGACAAGCATGGTCGGGTGGCGATGGTCGGCGATGGTGTTAATGACGCGCCCGCGCTTGCTCAGGCCGCGGTTGGAGTCGCGATGGGGGCGGCTGGCACGGATGTCGCCCTGGAGACAGCGGACGTGGCGTTGATGGCCGATGATCTAGAGAAGCTGGTCTATGCCCTGCGGCTGGCGAAGAGAACTCAGAAGATTGTCACGCAAAACCTCGTATTGTCGGTGGTCGTCACAGCGGTTCTGGTCGTCGGTGCACTGATGGGGAGTTTTTCATTACCTGTCGCGGTTATCGGTCATGAACTCAGTGAACTCTTTGTCATCGTGAATGGCCTGAGGATGTTGAAAAGTTAGGGGTCTCTCTCGCTTCCTCGGGGTGTACGTCAAATCGGCCGTTGAAGCGGCACACCCCTGGAGGTGGTTCCATCAGCTGTCGATCGTGATCGCAATATCCCGTCCGAAGCTCGTCAACATGCCCGGAAACTCAGGGAGTTTGCAGCACTCTCACATCTGACGCTTTAACCACATCCGAGCAGTCGTTGTTTGCATCAGGCGGGGTGTGAATTGCTGTTAGGCTTTGGCAAGGCTGCCTCAACAATTGACACAATCGCGGCACGAATCGACGGGGGAAGATCGCCCCAAACAGAGTCGATCAGGTCAAGTTGCTTATTCGCGTAAGCGTCAGGTTGAGTCACATCGCGACAATCAGCGGCCTCGGCGCACTCCCATAACGCTGCGCGCTCTTCCCCAGACTTCCATAACACGTTACCCGTCAACTCCTTCGCAAGATCCGTATTCGGTCTACGGAACCGAAGGTTGGAGGTTCGAGCCCTCCGGGGTGTACCTAGGGCCGCAACGACATACGTCGAGCGGCCCTTTTTGTTGCCCCCAAAGTGTCCCCACTTTTTTTGGGTACCGTTGGGTCCAGGTCACGCTGCCGGAGCTTCTGGCCCGGCGTTCACCGGCTTCCCCAGGAGACGCTGCAGGACAGCCGCATCTTGCTGGATGTCGCCGGGGGCATAGTGCTTCCGAGTCGTCTCCCAGGATGAGTGCCGCATCACCCGGCAGATCACCAACGGGGGGGCCCCCGCGTCCCGCATGCGTTCCCCGCATGACCGGCGATGAGCATGAGCTGACGCGTACTTCGTTGGCCGTCCGGTCCGTTCGTCAGCCGGGCCGACGTTCAACTGCACCCGGTTCCGGGTCGCTCCTGCCAGCTTTTCACGAGCTTGAAACGGATTTCGGAGCGATCGAACTGGATCGAAGGCGTCATGCTGAGGGCGCGACGAATCCGGTTGTCGTCCTCGCGCACGGCGATGATGCCTTCGACCGTCTGTCCGGCTTCGGCCAACGCCTCCTGAACGTACTCCATGAAGTGGAGTGTCTGTCGCCGGGGCAGTCGAGCTACCGAAAATCCCGCGACTTCGGCAGAGCCGACTCGATCCAGCCTGACAAATCCTCGATCCGGTCGACGATCACGTGAATCACGCCATGCTGCCGTTGCACCATGCCGCGGGCGAGCATCAGCCTGGACGTACGTGCTGGCTTGTGGAATCGTTCCCACGTCCCGGCGTGGACGAGAAGATTGACGTGCCCGCATTCGTCTTCCAGCGTGCAGAATGTAATCCCGCTCGCGGTTCCCGGCCGTTGCCGCAGAAGCACCAGGCCCGCGACCTTCACCCGTCGATCCTCGGGCCAATCGGCCAGGCCGCTCGATGGTGTGACCCCGAGGTTGTCGAGTTCATGCCGCAGGAAAGTCAGCGGGTGATTGCGAAGCGACAGCCCGGTCGTGCGATAATC contains:
- a CDS encoding heavy metal translocating P-type ATPase, whose amino-acid sequence is MMQHVDLRVANLDCEHDASRLRRGLAQTPGIEVVRISSSAAKVRLAFDEERTSRETVESRLAEIGFPVSAERGRPPAVRPWNNPKVITSVLAGLLLLLAWIASLVDLPEGLSTGGYLLAVLIGGFYFGREAIQDLLFERRIGIELLMGVAAIVAFALRQAGESAMLVFLYSISEALEGYTEEKTRSAIKALMDLTPKRATVRRDGRQIEIPVEELQVGDVFLVRPGEAVPTDGKVLSGRSSVNQAPVTGESVPVEKEAGSSVFAGSINGEGALDVRAEKTFAENTISRIIEMVEEAQEKKGQSQRFIERFGAWYSPAVLVIGVSLGILSPLLLDAEWLTALTRATVFIVAAAPCALVISIPITLVASLGTGARMGVLIKGGIHVEQLANVTVVALDKTGTITRGQPDVTDVVSGDEAAFPNNVLLSVAAAIEASSQHPLARAIVRRSEADGIASASVEDFRSITGAGATARYQGTIVYIGKPEFFERELHADLGQIAGTITRLQAEGKTVVLLGEKARAWGLIAVRDNVRANAREAVRALRDAGVKKVVMLTGDNALAARVIADEVGVNEVFADLKPEDKVTKVRELTDKHGRVAMVGDGVNDAPALAQAAVGVAMGAAGTDVALETADVALMADDLEKLVYALRLAKRTQKIVTQNLVLSVVVTAVLVVGALMGSFSLPVAVIGHELSELFVIVNGLRMLKS